From Phaeodactylum tricornutum CCAP 1055/1 chromosome 23, whole genome shotgun sequence, one genomic window encodes:
- a CDS encoding predicted protein — protein PRVYVTRFPGDATASQVADLREEVTAIVRHAQPGDQALVVLQTGGGTVTGYGLAAAQLQRFRDAGMQLTVAVEQVAASGGYLMSCVADRIVASPFAVLGSIGVISDIPNVYDRLKKEGIEFQTVTAGKYKRTLTPTKKATKEDFDKTKKDVEDILVLFKEFVHQNRPQLDIDQVATGETWFGKDALDRKLCDEIKTVDDVIIDYMNQNFDVYEVKY, from the coding sequence CCCCGCGTCTACGTTACCCGCTTCCCCGGTGACGCCACGGCTTCCCAAGTCGCTGACTTGCGCGAAGAAGTCACCGCCATTGTCCGCCACGCACAACCCGGCGACCAAGCACTGGTCGTCCTGCAAACGGGTGGCGGAACCGTCACGGGCTACGGATTAGCCGCCGCACAACTACAGCGATTTCGGGACGCCGGCATGCAACTCACCGTGGCCGTGGAACAAGTCGCCGCATCGGGGGGATATCTCATGTCCTGTGTCGCGGACCGCATCGTCGCCAGCCCCTTTGCCGTCCTCGGATCGATCGGCGTCATTAGCGATATTCCCAACGTCTATGATCGACTCAAAAAGGAGGGCATCGAGTTCCAAACCGTCACGGCCGGCAAGTACAAACGGACGTTGACACCCACTAAAAAAGCGACcaaggaagattttgacaagaCGAAAAAGGACGTGGAAGATATCCTGGTACTCTTCAAAGAGTTCGTCCACCAGAATCGACCCCAACTGGATATCGACCAGGTCGCGACGGGCGAAACCTGGTTCGGGAAGGATGCGTTGGATCGGAAACTCtgcgacgaaatcaaaacGGTAGACGACGTGATTATTGACTACATGAATCAGAACTTTGACGTGTACGAAGTCAAGTAC